One genomic window of Monodelphis domestica isolate mMonDom1 chromosome 1, mMonDom1.pri, whole genome shotgun sequence includes the following:
- the ZSWIM8 gene encoding zinc finger SWIM domain-containing protein 8 isoform X2: MELMFAEWEDGERFSFEDSDRFEEDSLCSFISEAESLCQNWRGWRKQSAGPNSPTGGGGGGGGGGRSRDGLVIPLVELSAKQVAFHIPFEVVEKVYPPVPEQLQLRIAFWSFPENEEDIRLYSCLANGSADEFQRGEQLFRMRAVKDPLQIGFHLSATVVPPQMVPPKGAYNVAVMFDRCRVTSCSCTCGAGAKWCTHVVALCLFRIHNASAVCLRAPVSESLSRLQRDQLQKFAQYLISELPQQILPTAQRLLDELLSSQSTAINTVCGAPDPTAGPSASDQSTWYLDESTLSENIKKTLHKFCGPSPVVFSDVNSMYLSSTEPPAAAEWACLLRPLRGREPEGVWNLLSIVREMFKRRDSNAAPLLEILTDQCLTYEQITGWWYSVRTSASHSSASGHTGRSNGQTEVAAHACASMCDEMVTLWRLAVLDPSISPQRRRDLCAQLRQWHLKVIENVKRGQHKKALERLFPGFRPAVEACDFSWEEAYPLPGVTYSGSDRKLALCWSRTLPPRSGPPRSGGPDEAGDQPRPPPPDPSVRPKEPGAKRKGSGEGVPQSQRGPRRPSAEGGDKSSHKQGLGGGKAKLQGGGCGGKGPVSGGGKRRLSSEDSSLEPDLAEMSLDDGSSLALGAEASTFGGFPESPPHGLAPTTPLSPPTFHSEPPDAYEEDGGVYFSEGPEPPVAPSSLPGLLPGEGTTQDDLPSTDESGGCPPKPKDMAPGAGEEDDDYQVYYLNAQDGTGGEEEKPEVGAGEEQDLFAGLKPLKQESRMEVLFACAEALHAHGYSSEASRLTVELAQDLLANPPDLKVEPPPAKGKKNKVSTSRQTWVATNTLTKAAFLLTVLGERPEHHNLAFRIGMFALELQRPPASTKALEVKLAYQESEVAALLKKIPLGVNEMSTMRCRAEELREGTLCDYRPVLPLILASFIFDVLCTPGSRPPSRNWNNEMPGDEELGFEAAVAALGMKTTVSEAEHPLLCEGTRREKGDLALALMITYKDDQAKLKKILDKLLDRESQTHKPQTLSSFYSSSRPATSSQRSPSKHGAPAAGGALQPLPPGSAGGAQPGAVAGVNPDPAEGFTEKTVAESSPRSPCEGPPPEAAVAPKPEGKVPSRLALGSRGGYNGRGWGSPGRPKKKHTGMASIDSSAPETTSDSSPTLSRRPLRGGWAPTSWGRGQDSDSISSSSSDSLGSSSSSGSRRASASGGARAKTAEVGRYKGRRPESHAPHVPNQPSEAAAHFYFELAKTVLIKAGGNSSTSIFTHPSSSGGHQGPHRNLHLCAFEIGLYALGLHNFVSPNWLSRTYSSHVSWITGQAMEIGSAALTILVECWDGHLTPPEVASLADRASRARDSNMVRAAAELALSCLPHAHALNPNEIQRALVQCKEQDNLMLEKACMAVEEAAKGGGVYPEVLFEVAHQWFWLYEQTVGGSATPREGATGCSASGARASGEAGRALPEGRGGPGTEAVTVSAAAVTAAATVVPVISVGSSLYPGPGLGHGHSTGLHPYTTLQPHLPCNPQYLTHPGHPLPHMPRPAVFPVPSSAYPQGVHHAFLGPQYPYSVTPSSLAATAVSFPVPSMAPITVHPYHTESGLPLPTMNNVHTPSSIHQSSSYPAIQGNSMSTISTQSSSLVSGSFPPPEEETHSQPVGTQSLHHLHAAYRVGMLALEMLGRRAHNDHPNNFSRSPPYTEDVKWLLGLAAKLGVNYVHQFCMGAAKGVLSPFVLQEIVTETLQRLNPAHAHTHLRTPAFHQLVQRCQQAYMQYIHHRLIHLTPADYDDFVNTIRGARSAFCLTPMGMMQFNDILQNLKRSKQTKELWQRVSLDMTTFSP, encoded by the exons ATGGCCTGGTGATCCCCTTGGTGGAGCTGTCGGCAAAGCAGGTGGCATTCCACATCCCATTTGAAGTGGTGGAGAAAGTTTACCCCCCTGTGCCTGAGCAGCTACAACTCCGAATTGCCTTCTGGAGCTTCCCTGAGAATGAAGAGGACATACG gCTCTATTCGTGCCTGGCTAATGGCAGTGCGGATGAATTCCAGCGTGGGGAACAGCTGTTCCGAATGAGGGCTGTTAAGGACCCGCTACAAATAG GGTTTCACCTGAGTGCCACAGTGGTGCCCCCTCAGATGGTTCCCCCTAAGGGTGCATACAATGTGGCCGTGATGTTTGACCGATGCCGGGTCACCTCCTGCAGCTGCACCTGTGGGGCTGGCGCCAAGTGGTGCACCCATGTAGTGGCACTTTGCCTCTTCCGGATTCACAAC GCTTCAGCAGTCTGCCTTCGGGCTCCTGTCTCAGAATCTTTGTCTCGGCTCCAGAGGGATCAGCTCCAGAAGTTTGCTCAGTATCTCATCAGTGAGCTCCCTCAGCAG ATCCTTCCCACAGCGCAGCGCCTCCTGGATGAGCTCCTGTCCTCCCAGTCTACTGCCATCAATACTGTGTGTGGGGCCCCAG ACCCCACTGCAGGTCCTTCAGCTTCTGACCAGAGTACCTGGTACCTAGATGAGTCTACGCTCAGTGAGAACATCAAAAAGACCCTGCACAAATTCTGCGGCCCCTCCCCAGTCGTCTTCAG TGATGTAAACTCAATGTATTTGTCATCAACGGAGCCCCCAGCAGCTGCTGAATGGGCGTGTCTCCTGCGTCCTCTTCGCGGGCGAGAACCTGAAGGTGTCTGGAACCTGCTGAGTATTGTGCGTGAAATGTTCAAAAGGAGAGATAGCAATGCCGCTCCGCTGTTGGAGATCCTTACGGACCAGTGTCTCACCTATGAGCAG ATCACAGGCTGGTGGTACAGTGTTCGAACGTCAGCTTCCCACAGCAGTGCCAGTGGACATACAGGCCGAAGTAATGGGCAGACAGAGGTGGCTGCCCACGCATGTGCAAGCATGTGTGATGAGATGGTCACTCTGTGGAGGTTGGCTGTGCTCGACCCCTCAATTAGCCCACAGCG TCGCCGGGACCTGTGTGCCCAGCTGCGCCAGTGGCACCTGAAGGTGATTGAGAATGTCAAGCGGGGTCAGCACAAGAAAGCCTTGGAGCGACTATTCCCAGGTTTCCGCCCTGCTGTGGAGGCCTGCGATTTCAGCTGGGAAGAGGCCTACCCACTCCCTGGCGTTACCTACAGTGGCTCTGACCGAAAACTGGCTCTCTGCTGGTCACGAACCCTTCCACCTCGGTCTGGCCCTCCCCGCTCCGGGGGCCCTGATGAAGCTGGGGACCAGCCCCGGCCACCCCCACCAGACCCTTCAGTTAGACCTAAAGAGCCAGGGGCCAAGCGCAAGGGGTCAGGTGAGGGGGTTCCCCAGTCCCAACGTGGCCCCCGCCGCCCTTCAGCTGAGGGAGGAGATAAGTCTTCACACAAGCAGGGTCTAGGTGGAGGCAAGGCAAAGCTCCAGGGTGGAGGGTGTGGTGGCAAAGGCCCAGTGAGTGGCGGGGGCAAACGTCGGCTGAGCAGTGAAGACAGCTCCCTGGAACCTGACCTGGCAGAGATGAGCTTGGATGATGGGAGCAGCCTGGCTCTGGGGGCAGAGGCCAGCACCTTTGGGGGCTTTCCTGAGAGCCCACCCCATGGACTTGCCCCCACTACCCCTCTAAGTCCCCCCACCTTCCACTCTGAACCTCCTGATGCCTATGAAGAAGATGGTGGTGTTTACTTCTCAGAGGGGCCTGAGCCCCCAGTTGCCCCCTCCAGCCTACCAGGCCTGCTCCCTGGGGAAGGAACTACCCAGGATGACCTCCCATCCACAGATGAGAGTGGTGGATGCCCCCCTAAACCTAAAGACATGGCCCCTGGAGCTGGGGAAGAGGATGATGACTACCAGGTGTATTACCTGAATGCCCAGGATGGGACCGGGGGTGAGGAAGAGAAGCCCGAGGTGGGTGCTGGGGAGGAACAGGACCTGTTTGCTGGGCTCAAGCCACTGAAACAGGAGAGCCGGATGGAG GTACTTTTTGCCTGTGCTGAGGCACTACATGCCCATGGCTATAGCAGTGAGGCCTCTCGACTCACTGTGGAGCTTGCACAGGACCTTTTGGCCAACCCTCCTGACCTCAAGGTGGAACCACCTCCAGCCAAG GGTAAGAAGAACAAAGTATCCACAAGTCGACAAACTTGGGTGGCTACCAACACTTTGACCAAGGCGGCCTTCCTCCTGACTGTGTTGGGTGAGCGACCGGAGCATCACAACCTGGCCTTCCGCATTGGCATGTTTGCCTTGGAGCTGCAGCGGCCTCCAGCTTCTACAAAGGCCTTGGAG GTGAAGCTGGCCTACCAGGAATCAGAAGTGGCTGCTTTGTTGAAGAAGATCCCTCTGGGTGTGAATGAGATGAGCACCATGCGATGCCGGGCAGAGGAACTCCGGGAGGGGACCTTGTGTGATTACCGGCCAGTGCTGCCCCTCATCTTGGCCAGCTTCATCTTTGATGTGCTCTGCACCCCAG GTTCCCGACCTCCTAGCCGAAACTGGAACAATGAAATGCCTGGAGATGAAGAGCTAGGGTTCGAAGCGGCTGTTGCTGCCCTGG GCATGAAGACAACCGTGAGTGAAGCTGAGCATCCTCTCCTGTGTGAGGGCACACGCCGGGAGAAGGGGGACCTGGCTCTGGCACTGATGATCACCTACAAGGATGACCAGGCCAAGCTCAAGAAG ATCTTGGACAAGCTCCTGGACCGGGAGAGTCAGACACACAAGCCGCAGACCCTGAGTTCTTTCTACTCATCCAGCCGCCCGGCTACATCAAGCCAGAGGTCCCCATCTAAGCATGGGGCCCCTGCTGCGGGGGGAGCCCTGCAGCCACTGCCTCCAGGCTCGGCAGGGGGTGCCCAGCCAGGGGCTGTGGCTGGGGTCAATCCAGACCCAGCTGAGGGCTTCACAGAGAAGACTGTGGCTG AGAGCTCCCCGCGTTCCCCTTGTGAGGGCCCCCCACCTGAGGCTGCCGTGGCCCCCAAACCAGAGGGGAAGGTTCCAAGTCGCTTGGCACTTGGCAGCCGAGGAGGCTACAATGGGCGGGGCTGGGGGTCCCCAGGACGGCCCAAGAAGAAGCACACAG GCATGGCCAGCATTGACAGCAGTGCCCCCGAGACGACATCGGACAGCTCCCCAACCCTGAGCCGAAGGCCACTGCGGGGGGGCTGGGCCCCCACCTCCTGGGGCCGGGGTCAGGACAGCGACAGCATCAGCAGCTCATCCTCCGACTCTCTGGGCTCCTCCTCCTCCAGTGGCAGCCGCCGTGCCAGTGCAAGTGGGGGTGCCCGGGCCAAGACAGCCGAGGTTGGCAG GTACAAGGGCCGTCGCCCAGAGAGCCATGCCCCCCATGTACCCAACCAGCCATCAGAGGCAGCTGCGCATTTCTACTTTGAGTTGGCAAAAACAGTGTTGATCAAGGCCGGAGGAAACAGCAGCACCTCCATCTTTACCCACCCGTCTTCGTCAGGGGGCCACCAGGGCCCCCACCGAAATCTGCATCTTTGCGCCTTCGAGATCGGACTTTATGCTCTGGGTCTACACAATTTCGTCTCACCCAATTGGCTCTCTCGGACCTACTCTTCCCACGTTTCCTGGATCACAG GCCAAGCAATGGAGATTGGGAGTGCAGCGCTGACCATCCTGGTGGAGTGCTGGGATGGGCATCTCACACCCCCTGAAGTTGCTTCCCTGGCTGACCGGGCTTCACGGGCACGGGACTCCAACATGGTGAGGGCAGCGGCCGAGTTGGCTTTGAGCTGCCTACCCCACGCCCACGCCCTGAACCCCAACGAGATCCAGCGAGCTTTGGTACAGTGCAAGGAGCAG GATAACCTCATGCTGGAGAAGGCGTGCATGGCCGTGGAGGAGGCAGCCAAGGGTGGGGGTGTGTACCCTGAAGTGTTGTTCGAAGTCGCCCACCAGTGGTTCTGGCTTTATGAGCAGACGGTGGGAGGCTCAGCCACACCACGTGAGGGTGCCACAGGCTGCAGTGCCAGTGGGGCCCGGGCATCGGGGGAGGCTGGGCGGGCGCTGCCCGAGGGCCGTGGCGGACCGGGGACCGAGGCAGTCACAGTGTCAGCAGCGGCAGTGACGGCAGCAGCTACAGTGGTACCGGTCATTTCAGTGGGGTCCAGTTTGTACCCAGGGCCTGGCCTGGGACATGGCCACTCCACTGGCTTGCACCCCTATACCACTCTGCAGCCCCACCTGCCCTGCAACCCCCAGTACCTTACCCACCCTGGTCACCCCTTGCCCCATATGCCTCGGCCTGCTGTTTTTCCTGTGCCCAGCTCTGCATACCCACAG GGTGTGCACCATGCATTCCTGGGTCCTCAGTATCCCTACTCAGTGACACCGTCCTCCCTTGCTGCCACAGCAGTATCCTTCCCCGTCCCTTCCATGGCGCCCATAACGGTGCATCCCTACCACACTGAATCAGGACTCCCACTACCTACCA TGAACAATGTCCATACTCCCAGCAGCATCCATCAAAGCTCCTCCTATCCTGCCATTCAGGGCAACTCAATGTCCACCATAAGTACCCAGTCGAGCTCCCTGGTAAGTGGGAGTTTTCCCCCTCCGGAGGAGGAGACGCACAGCCAGCCTGTTGGCACCCAGAGTCTGCATCACTTGCACGCTGCCTATAGAGTTG GAATGCTGGCACTGGAGATGTTAGGCCGACGGGCACACAATGATCACCCCAACAACTTCTCTCGTAGCCCTCCCTATACCGAGGATGTCAAATGGTTGCTGGGGCTAGCAGCTAAGCTGG gAGTGAACTACGTGCACCAGTTCTGTATGGGGGCAGCCAAGGGGGTGCTGAGCCCATTTGTGCTACAGGAGATCGTCACGGAGACGTTGCAGCGGCTGAACCCTGCCCATGCGCATACCCACCTGCGCACCCCAGCCTTCCACCAGCTGGTCCAACGGTGCCAGCAGGCATACATGCAG TACATCCACCACCGCCTGATCCACCTGACCCCCGCCGACTACGACGACTTTGTGAACACAATCCGCGGCGCCCGCAGCGCCTTCTGCCTGACCCCTATGGGCATGATGCAGTTCAACGACATTCTGCAGAACCTCAAACGCAGCAAGCAGACCAAGGAGCTGTGGCAGCGTGTCTCGCTTGACATGACCACCTTCTCCCCTTGA
- the ZSWIM8 gene encoding zinc finger SWIM domain-containing protein 8 isoform X1, with the protein MELMFAEWEDGERFSFEDSDRFEEDSLCSFISEAESLCQNWRGWRKQSAGPNSPTGGGGGGGGGGRSRDGLVIPLVELSAKQVAFHIPFEVVEKVYPPVPEQLQLRIAFWSFPENEEDIRLYSCLANGSADEFQRGEQLFRMRAVKDPLQIGFHLSATVVPPQMVPPKGAYNVAVMFDRCRVTSCSCTCGAGAKWCTHVVALCLFRIHNASAVCLRAPVSESLSRLQRDQLQKFAQYLISELPQQILPTAQRLLDELLSSQSTAINTVCGAPDPTAGPSASDQSTWYLDESTLSENIKKTLHKFCGPSPVVFSDVNSMYLSSTEPPAAAEWACLLRPLRGREPEGVWNLLSIVREMFKRRDSNAAPLLEILTDQCLTYEQITGWWYSVRTSASHSSASGHTGRSNGQTEVAAHACASMCDEMVTLWRLAVLDPSISPQRRRDLCAQLRQWHLKVIENVKRGQHKKALERLFPGFRPAVEACDFSWEEAYPLPGVTYSGSDRKLALCWSRTLPPRSGPPRSGGPDEAGDQPRPPPPDPSVRPKEPGAKRKGSGEGVPQSQRGPRRPSAEGGDKSSHKQGLGGGKAKLQGGGCGGKGPVSGGGKRRLSSEDSSLEPDLAEMSLDDGSSLALGAEASTFGGFPESPPHGLAPTTPLSPPTFHSEPPDAYEEDGGVYFSEGPEPPVAPSSLPGLLPGEGTTQDDLPSTDESGGCPPKPKDMAPGAGEEDDDYQVYYLNAQDGTGGEEEKPEVGAGEEQDLFAGLKPLKQESRMEVLFACAEALHAHGYSSEASRLTVELAQDLLANPPDLKVEPPPAKGKKNKVSTSRQTWVATNTLTKAAFLLTVLGERPEHHNLAFRIGMFALELQRPPASTKALEVKLAYQESEVAALLKKIPLGVNEMSTMRCRAEELREGTLCDYRPVLPLILASFIFDVLCTPVVSPTGSRPPSRNWNNEMPGDEELGFEAAVAALGMKTTVSEAEHPLLCEGTRREKGDLALALMITYKDDQAKLKKILDKLLDRESQTHKPQTLSSFYSSSRPATSSQRSPSKHGAPAAGGALQPLPPGSAGGAQPGAVAGVNPDPAEGFTEKTVAESSPRSPCEGPPPEAAVAPKPEGKVPSRLALGSRGGYNGRGWGSPGRPKKKHTGMASIDSSAPETTSDSSPTLSRRPLRGGWAPTSWGRGQDSDSISSSSSDSLGSSSSSGSRRASASGGARAKTAEVGRYKGRRPESHAPHVPNQPSEAAAHFYFELAKTVLIKAGGNSSTSIFTHPSSSGGHQGPHRNLHLCAFEIGLYALGLHNFVSPNWLSRTYSSHVSWITGQAMEIGSAALTILVECWDGHLTPPEVASLADRASRARDSNMVRAAAELALSCLPHAHALNPNEIQRALVQCKEQDNLMLEKACMAVEEAAKGGGVYPEVLFEVAHQWFWLYEQTVGGSATPREGATGCSASGARASGEAGRALPEGRGGPGTEAVTVSAAAVTAAATVVPVISVGSSLYPGPGLGHGHSTGLHPYTTLQPHLPCNPQYLTHPGHPLPHMPRPAVFPVPSSAYPQGVHHAFLGPQYPYSVTPSSLAATAVSFPVPSMAPITVHPYHTESGLPLPTMNNVHTPSSIHQSSSYPAIQGNSMSTISTQSSSLVSGSFPPPEEETHSQPVGTQSLHHLHAAYRVGMLALEMLGRRAHNDHPNNFSRSPPYTEDVKWLLGLAAKLGVNYVHQFCMGAAKGVLSPFVLQEIVTETLQRLNPAHAHTHLRTPAFHQLVQRCQQAYMQYIHHRLIHLTPADYDDFVNTIRGARSAFCLTPMGMMQFNDILQNLKRSKQTKELWQRVSLDMTTFSP; encoded by the exons ATGGCCTGGTGATCCCCTTGGTGGAGCTGTCGGCAAAGCAGGTGGCATTCCACATCCCATTTGAAGTGGTGGAGAAAGTTTACCCCCCTGTGCCTGAGCAGCTACAACTCCGAATTGCCTTCTGGAGCTTCCCTGAGAATGAAGAGGACATACG gCTCTATTCGTGCCTGGCTAATGGCAGTGCGGATGAATTCCAGCGTGGGGAACAGCTGTTCCGAATGAGGGCTGTTAAGGACCCGCTACAAATAG GGTTTCACCTGAGTGCCACAGTGGTGCCCCCTCAGATGGTTCCCCCTAAGGGTGCATACAATGTGGCCGTGATGTTTGACCGATGCCGGGTCACCTCCTGCAGCTGCACCTGTGGGGCTGGCGCCAAGTGGTGCACCCATGTAGTGGCACTTTGCCTCTTCCGGATTCACAAC GCTTCAGCAGTCTGCCTTCGGGCTCCTGTCTCAGAATCTTTGTCTCGGCTCCAGAGGGATCAGCTCCAGAAGTTTGCTCAGTATCTCATCAGTGAGCTCCCTCAGCAG ATCCTTCCCACAGCGCAGCGCCTCCTGGATGAGCTCCTGTCCTCCCAGTCTACTGCCATCAATACTGTGTGTGGGGCCCCAG ACCCCACTGCAGGTCCTTCAGCTTCTGACCAGAGTACCTGGTACCTAGATGAGTCTACGCTCAGTGAGAACATCAAAAAGACCCTGCACAAATTCTGCGGCCCCTCCCCAGTCGTCTTCAG TGATGTAAACTCAATGTATTTGTCATCAACGGAGCCCCCAGCAGCTGCTGAATGGGCGTGTCTCCTGCGTCCTCTTCGCGGGCGAGAACCTGAAGGTGTCTGGAACCTGCTGAGTATTGTGCGTGAAATGTTCAAAAGGAGAGATAGCAATGCCGCTCCGCTGTTGGAGATCCTTACGGACCAGTGTCTCACCTATGAGCAG ATCACAGGCTGGTGGTACAGTGTTCGAACGTCAGCTTCCCACAGCAGTGCCAGTGGACATACAGGCCGAAGTAATGGGCAGACAGAGGTGGCTGCCCACGCATGTGCAAGCATGTGTGATGAGATGGTCACTCTGTGGAGGTTGGCTGTGCTCGACCCCTCAATTAGCCCACAGCG TCGCCGGGACCTGTGTGCCCAGCTGCGCCAGTGGCACCTGAAGGTGATTGAGAATGTCAAGCGGGGTCAGCACAAGAAAGCCTTGGAGCGACTATTCCCAGGTTTCCGCCCTGCTGTGGAGGCCTGCGATTTCAGCTGGGAAGAGGCCTACCCACTCCCTGGCGTTACCTACAGTGGCTCTGACCGAAAACTGGCTCTCTGCTGGTCACGAACCCTTCCACCTCGGTCTGGCCCTCCCCGCTCCGGGGGCCCTGATGAAGCTGGGGACCAGCCCCGGCCACCCCCACCAGACCCTTCAGTTAGACCTAAAGAGCCAGGGGCCAAGCGCAAGGGGTCAGGTGAGGGGGTTCCCCAGTCCCAACGTGGCCCCCGCCGCCCTTCAGCTGAGGGAGGAGATAAGTCTTCACACAAGCAGGGTCTAGGTGGAGGCAAGGCAAAGCTCCAGGGTGGAGGGTGTGGTGGCAAAGGCCCAGTGAGTGGCGGGGGCAAACGTCGGCTGAGCAGTGAAGACAGCTCCCTGGAACCTGACCTGGCAGAGATGAGCTTGGATGATGGGAGCAGCCTGGCTCTGGGGGCAGAGGCCAGCACCTTTGGGGGCTTTCCTGAGAGCCCACCCCATGGACTTGCCCCCACTACCCCTCTAAGTCCCCCCACCTTCCACTCTGAACCTCCTGATGCCTATGAAGAAGATGGTGGTGTTTACTTCTCAGAGGGGCCTGAGCCCCCAGTTGCCCCCTCCAGCCTACCAGGCCTGCTCCCTGGGGAAGGAACTACCCAGGATGACCTCCCATCCACAGATGAGAGTGGTGGATGCCCCCCTAAACCTAAAGACATGGCCCCTGGAGCTGGGGAAGAGGATGATGACTACCAGGTGTATTACCTGAATGCCCAGGATGGGACCGGGGGTGAGGAAGAGAAGCCCGAGGTGGGTGCTGGGGAGGAACAGGACCTGTTTGCTGGGCTCAAGCCACTGAAACAGGAGAGCCGGATGGAG GTACTTTTTGCCTGTGCTGAGGCACTACATGCCCATGGCTATAGCAGTGAGGCCTCTCGACTCACTGTGGAGCTTGCACAGGACCTTTTGGCCAACCCTCCTGACCTCAAGGTGGAACCACCTCCAGCCAAG GGTAAGAAGAACAAAGTATCCACAAGTCGACAAACTTGGGTGGCTACCAACACTTTGACCAAGGCGGCCTTCCTCCTGACTGTGTTGGGTGAGCGACCGGAGCATCACAACCTGGCCTTCCGCATTGGCATGTTTGCCTTGGAGCTGCAGCGGCCTCCAGCTTCTACAAAGGCCTTGGAG GTGAAGCTGGCCTACCAGGAATCAGAAGTGGCTGCTTTGTTGAAGAAGATCCCTCTGGGTGTGAATGAGATGAGCACCATGCGATGCCGGGCAGAGGAACTCCGGGAGGGGACCTTGTGTGATTACCGGCCAGTGCTGCCCCTCATCTTGGCCAGCTTCATCTTTGATGTGCTCTGCACCCCAG tCGTTTCTCCCACAGGTTCCCGACCTCCTAGCCGAAACTGGAACAATGAAATGCCTGGAGATGAAGAGCTAGGGTTCGAAGCGGCTGTTGCTGCCCTGG GCATGAAGACAACCGTGAGTGAAGCTGAGCATCCTCTCCTGTGTGAGGGCACACGCCGGGAGAAGGGGGACCTGGCTCTGGCACTGATGATCACCTACAAGGATGACCAGGCCAAGCTCAAGAAG ATCTTGGACAAGCTCCTGGACCGGGAGAGTCAGACACACAAGCCGCAGACCCTGAGTTCTTTCTACTCATCCAGCCGCCCGGCTACATCAAGCCAGAGGTCCCCATCTAAGCATGGGGCCCCTGCTGCGGGGGGAGCCCTGCAGCCACTGCCTCCAGGCTCGGCAGGGGGTGCCCAGCCAGGGGCTGTGGCTGGGGTCAATCCAGACCCAGCTGAGGGCTTCACAGAGAAGACTGTGGCTG AGAGCTCCCCGCGTTCCCCTTGTGAGGGCCCCCCACCTGAGGCTGCCGTGGCCCCCAAACCAGAGGGGAAGGTTCCAAGTCGCTTGGCACTTGGCAGCCGAGGAGGCTACAATGGGCGGGGCTGGGGGTCCCCAGGACGGCCCAAGAAGAAGCACACAG GCATGGCCAGCATTGACAGCAGTGCCCCCGAGACGACATCGGACAGCTCCCCAACCCTGAGCCGAAGGCCACTGCGGGGGGGCTGGGCCCCCACCTCCTGGGGCCGGGGTCAGGACAGCGACAGCATCAGCAGCTCATCCTCCGACTCTCTGGGCTCCTCCTCCTCCAGTGGCAGCCGCCGTGCCAGTGCAAGTGGGGGTGCCCGGGCCAAGACAGCCGAGGTTGGCAG GTACAAGGGCCGTCGCCCAGAGAGCCATGCCCCCCATGTACCCAACCAGCCATCAGAGGCAGCTGCGCATTTCTACTTTGAGTTGGCAAAAACAGTGTTGATCAAGGCCGGAGGAAACAGCAGCACCTCCATCTTTACCCACCCGTCTTCGTCAGGGGGCCACCAGGGCCCCCACCGAAATCTGCATCTTTGCGCCTTCGAGATCGGACTTTATGCTCTGGGTCTACACAATTTCGTCTCACCCAATTGGCTCTCTCGGACCTACTCTTCCCACGTTTCCTGGATCACAG GCCAAGCAATGGAGATTGGGAGTGCAGCGCTGACCATCCTGGTGGAGTGCTGGGATGGGCATCTCACACCCCCTGAAGTTGCTTCCCTGGCTGACCGGGCTTCACGGGCACGGGACTCCAACATGGTGAGGGCAGCGGCCGAGTTGGCTTTGAGCTGCCTACCCCACGCCCACGCCCTGAACCCCAACGAGATCCAGCGAGCTTTGGTACAGTGCAAGGAGCAG GATAACCTCATGCTGGAGAAGGCGTGCATGGCCGTGGAGGAGGCAGCCAAGGGTGGGGGTGTGTACCCTGAAGTGTTGTTCGAAGTCGCCCACCAGTGGTTCTGGCTTTATGAGCAGACGGTGGGAGGCTCAGCCACACCACGTGAGGGTGCCACAGGCTGCAGTGCCAGTGGGGCCCGGGCATCGGGGGAGGCTGGGCGGGCGCTGCCCGAGGGCCGTGGCGGACCGGGGACCGAGGCAGTCACAGTGTCAGCAGCGGCAGTGACGGCAGCAGCTACAGTGGTACCGGTCATTTCAGTGGGGTCCAGTTTGTACCCAGGGCCTGGCCTGGGACATGGCCACTCCACTGGCTTGCACCCCTATACCACTCTGCAGCCCCACCTGCCCTGCAACCCCCAGTACCTTACCCACCCTGGTCACCCCTTGCCCCATATGCCTCGGCCTGCTGTTTTTCCTGTGCCCAGCTCTGCATACCCACAG GGTGTGCACCATGCATTCCTGGGTCCTCAGTATCCCTACTCAGTGACACCGTCCTCCCTTGCTGCCACAGCAGTATCCTTCCCCGTCCCTTCCATGGCGCCCATAACGGTGCATCCCTACCACACTGAATCAGGACTCCCACTACCTACCA TGAACAATGTCCATACTCCCAGCAGCATCCATCAAAGCTCCTCCTATCCTGCCATTCAGGGCAACTCAATGTCCACCATAAGTACCCAGTCGAGCTCCCTGGTAAGTGGGAGTTTTCCCCCTCCGGAGGAGGAGACGCACAGCCAGCCTGTTGGCACCCAGAGTCTGCATCACTTGCACGCTGCCTATAGAGTTG GAATGCTGGCACTGGAGATGTTAGGCCGACGGGCACACAATGATCACCCCAACAACTTCTCTCGTAGCCCTCCCTATACCGAGGATGTCAAATGGTTGCTGGGGCTAGCAGCTAAGCTGG gAGTGAACTACGTGCACCAGTTCTGTATGGGGGCAGCCAAGGGGGTGCTGAGCCCATTTGTGCTACAGGAGATCGTCACGGAGACGTTGCAGCGGCTGAACCCTGCCCATGCGCATACCCACCTGCGCACCCCAGCCTTCCACCAGCTGGTCCAACGGTGCCAGCAGGCATACATGCAG TACATCCACCACCGCCTGATCCACCTGACCCCCGCCGACTACGACGACTTTGTGAACACAATCCGCGGCGCCCGCAGCGCCTTCTGCCTGACCCCTATGGGCATGATGCAGTTCAACGACATTCTGCAGAACCTCAAACGCAGCAAGCAGACCAAGGAGCTGTGGCAGCGTGTCTCGCTTGACATGACCACCTTCTCCCCTTGA